One window from the genome of Rhodococcus sp. ABRD24 encodes:
- a CDS encoding TadA family conjugal transfer-associated ATPase has translation MSVLTSPELLDRVRERLAQTEGEPTPATVAAAIRAESGGVLGDTDLLAALRILQTELTGAGPLEALLSVAGVADVLVTAPDQVWIDRGSGLERAAVSFPDEAAVRRLAQRLALSAGRRLDDAQPWVDGRLPGIGNGDFGVRLHAVLSPVAQGGTCVSLRVLRPATQGLDELTADGTVDSDARELLETIVRARLAFLVTGGTGAGKTTMLAAMLGRVDAAERIVCVEDAAELAPAHPHVVRLVARAPNVEGVGEVTVRDLVRQALRMRPDRIVVGEVRGAEVVDLLTALNTGHDGGAGTVHANSPREVPARLEALAALGGLDRQAVHSQLAAALQAVLHVRRDASGARRLVEIGVLERDSTGLVEVVPAWTLRGGSAPANGLLREMLQARSSR, from the coding sequence ATGAGTGTGCTGACATCCCCAGAACTGCTCGATCGGGTGCGCGAACGCCTTGCTCAGACGGAGGGCGAGCCGACGCCCGCGACGGTCGCGGCAGCCATCCGAGCCGAGTCCGGGGGCGTGTTGGGTGATACGGACCTCTTGGCCGCGTTGCGGATTCTGCAGACCGAACTCACCGGCGCGGGACCGCTCGAGGCGCTGCTGAGTGTCGCAGGAGTTGCCGACGTCCTCGTCACCGCCCCGGACCAGGTATGGATCGATCGCGGTTCCGGGCTCGAGCGTGCCGCTGTGTCGTTTCCTGACGAGGCAGCGGTCCGGCGATTGGCTCAGCGGCTGGCGTTGTCTGCGGGTCGACGGCTCGACGACGCGCAGCCGTGGGTGGACGGGCGGCTTCCTGGAATTGGCAATGGGGACTTCGGTGTTCGGTTGCACGCGGTGCTCTCACCGGTAGCGCAGGGTGGAACGTGTGTGTCCCTGCGGGTGTTACGGCCCGCGACGCAGGGACTCGACGAGCTGACGGCCGACGGCACGGTCGACTCCGACGCGCGCGAGTTGCTCGAGACCATCGTGCGGGCGCGCCTGGCATTCCTGGTAACCGGAGGCACCGGGGCGGGAAAGACGACGATGCTCGCCGCGATGCTGGGCCGGGTCGATGCGGCCGAGCGGATCGTATGTGTCGAGGACGCCGCCGAACTCGCACCCGCCCATCCGCACGTCGTGCGTCTGGTTGCCCGCGCTCCCAACGTCGAGGGCGTCGGCGAGGTCACGGTGCGGGACCTGGTCCGGCAGGCACTGCGGATGCGGCCGGACCGGATCGTGGTCGGGGAGGTGCGCGGCGCCGAAGTGGTGGACCTGCTCACCGCGCTCAACACCGGGCACGACGGTGGGGCTGGCACGGTGCATGCAAACTCTCCCCGCGAGGTCCCGGCCCGACTCGAGGCCCTCGCCGCTCTCGGGGGACTGGATCGCCAGGCCGTGCACAGCCAGCTGGCCGCGGCGCTGCAGGCGGTGCTGCACGTGCGCCGCGATGCGAGCGGCGCCCGCCGGTTGGTGGAGATCGGTGTGCTCGAGCGGGACTCGACCGGCCTGGTCGAGGTCGTGCCCGCGTGGACTCTGCGGGGCGGATCCGCGCCCGCCAACGGACTCTTGCGGGAGATGTTGCAGGCCAGGTCATCCCGATGA
- a CDS encoding type II secretion system F family protein, with protein sequence MMWIAMVLTAAALLIAPGSARIRRRLRGGAGLRDGEDVASDRTATPAPVDPLAVAGAFDLLAACMKAGLPVSSAAAAVSRSAPSPLAESLRRTADLLALGADPATAWDVVAEEPATEALARMARRSARSGVALSGAMAELAAHQRADAEDRAAASAERAGVLISGPLGLCFLPAFICLGIVPVVIGLAGRVLQGGLL encoded by the coding sequence CTGATGTGGATCGCGATGGTGCTGACCGCCGCGGCGCTGCTGATCGCGCCCGGATCGGCCCGGATCCGGCGACGACTCCGGGGCGGCGCCGGACTCCGCGATGGCGAAGACGTGGCAAGCGATCGGACGGCGACTCCGGCGCCGGTGGACCCGCTCGCTGTTGCAGGTGCGTTCGATCTGCTTGCGGCGTGCATGAAGGCGGGCCTGCCGGTGTCCTCCGCCGCTGCGGCGGTGTCGCGGTCGGCGCCGTCCCCGCTTGCGGAATCGCTTCGCCGCACAGCAGATTTGCTTGCGCTGGGCGCGGATCCGGCGACTGCGTGGGATGTCGTGGCTGAGGAACCGGCGACGGAAGCGCTCGCCCGGATGGCTCGCCGGTCGGCCCGATCGGGGGTGGCCCTGTCGGGTGCGATGGCCGAGTTGGCGGCACATCAGCGCGCCGACGCCGAGGATCGCGCGGCCGCATCGGCTGAACGAGCCGGCGTCCTGATTAGCGGCCCGCTCGGCCTGTGCTTCCTGCCCGCGTTCATCTGCCTGGGCATCGTCCCGGTGGTGATCGGGCTCGCCGGTCGGGTGCTTCAGGGCGGGTTGCTGTGA
- a CDS encoding Rv3654c family TadE-like protein, translated as MRRSLQDESGGATILACCALAVLVAVTTGLLHFGGAVSARHRAQSAADLSALAAASALSSGDESACGAAASIITRMGVELARCTVDGWDVVVEATVATGPVSLGTGPARARARAGPADEPS; from the coding sequence GTGAGACGATCCCTGCAGGACGAGTCCGGTGGTGCCACGATCCTCGCGTGTTGTGCGCTGGCGGTCCTGGTCGCGGTGACCACCGGTCTGCTGCACTTCGGTGGCGCGGTGTCGGCGCGACACCGCGCGCAGTCGGCAGCGGACCTCTCGGCGCTGGCGGCGGCGTCCGCGCTCTCCAGTGGTGACGAATCCGCTTGTGGGGCAGCAGCGTCGATCATCACTCGGATGGGCGTGGAGCTTGCGAGGTGCACGGTCGACGGTTGGGACGTGGTGGTGGAGGCTACGGTAGCGACCGGGCCCGTCTCGCTCGGCACAGGTCCCGCTCGGGCGCGGGCAAGGGCCGGTCCGGCGGATGAACCATCATGA
- a CDS encoding TadE family type IV pilus minor pilin: MTSPAVPGRSGESGAVTVEAAIAIASIVTVVMLCIGAVLAVTTHVRCIDAAREAARLAAQDDRANAVATARRVAPDGAQITLRDDGALVVATVRARAPLLPLLEVSAEAVAAREPQSKEGT; encoded by the coding sequence GTGACGTCGCCGGCAGTCCCCGGTCGGAGTGGCGAGTCCGGTGCGGTCACGGTGGAGGCGGCAATCGCGATCGCGTCCATCGTGACCGTGGTCATGTTGTGCATCGGAGCGGTGTTGGCAGTGACAACGCACGTCCGCTGCATCGACGCGGCCCGGGAGGCGGCTCGTCTCGCGGCCCAGGACGACCGGGCGAACGCAGTCGCGACGGCGCGCCGGGTCGCACCCGATGGCGCGCAGATCACGCTGCGGGACGACGGCGCGCTCGTGGTCGCGACCGTGCGGGCACGGGCTCCGTTGTTGCCATTGCTGGAGGTGTCCGCGGAGGCTGTCGCGGCCCGGGAACCGCAGTCGAAGGAGGGGACGTGA
- a CDS encoding HAD-IB family hydrolase produces the protein MTAQSSELTERGRVAAFFDLDKTIIAKSSALAFSRPFFAQGLITRRSVLQSSYAQFLFLLSGADHDQMERMRTHLTNMCAGWDVEQVRAIVAETLHEIVDPLVFAEAADLIADHTARGHDVVVVSASGEEVVTPIAAALGATHSSATRMVVEDGRYTGALEFYCYGAGKVEAMRELAERQGYDLEHCYAYSDSVTDLPMLLAVGHPTAVNPDRALRREAAGRGWPILTFSNPISLRSRLQAPSPTTLAAGAAVLSSAILAGAFTYGLRRRNR, from the coding sequence GTGACCGCCCAATCGAGCGAACTCACCGAACGCGGCCGAGTCGCCGCGTTCTTCGACCTGGACAAGACGATCATCGCGAAGTCCAGCGCTCTCGCATTCAGCAGACCGTTCTTCGCCCAGGGTCTGATCACCCGTCGATCCGTGCTCCAGAGCAGCTACGCCCAGTTCCTGTTCCTGCTATCCGGCGCCGACCACGATCAGATGGAGCGGATGCGCACCCACCTGACGAACATGTGCGCCGGCTGGGACGTCGAACAGGTCCGGGCCATCGTCGCGGAGACACTGCACGAGATCGTAGATCCGCTGGTGTTCGCCGAGGCGGCCGATCTGATCGCCGATCACACCGCACGTGGCCACGACGTGGTGGTGGTCTCTGCGTCCGGGGAGGAAGTGGTGACCCCCATAGCAGCGGCGCTCGGGGCGACGCACAGCAGCGCGACTCGGATGGTGGTCGAGGACGGCCGGTACACCGGAGCGCTGGAGTTCTACTGCTACGGCGCGGGCAAGGTCGAAGCGATGCGCGAGCTTGCCGAGCGCCAGGGCTACGACCTCGAACACTGCTACGCATACTCCGATTCGGTGACGGATCTGCCGATGCTTCTCGCCGTCGGGCATCCGACAGCGGTCAACCCGGACCGGGCCCTTCGCCGGGAGGCCGCCGGAAGAGGTTGGCCCATACTGACTTTCTCCAACCCGATCTCGTTACGATCCCGGCTGCAGGCGCCCTCCCCCACCACGCTCGCAGCCGGGGCGGCCGTGCTGTCGAGCGCCATCCTGGCCGGCGCGTTCACATACGGCCTGCGGCGCCGAAATCGCTGA
- a CDS encoding cold-shock protein, with the protein MAQGTVKWFNAEKGFGFIAPEDGSADVFVHYSEIQGSGFRTLEENQRVEFEVGQGTKGPQATGVRAI; encoded by the coding sequence ATGGCACAGGGCACTGTGAAGTGGTTCAACGCGGAGAAGGGCTTCGGCTTCATCGCTCCCGAGGACGGCTCCGCTGACGTCTTCGTTCACTACTCCGAGATCCAGGGCAGCGGCTTCCGCACCCTTGAGGAGAACCAGCGCGTCGAGTTCGAGGTCGGCCAGGGCACCAAGGGCCCGCAGGCCACCGGCGTTCGCGCAATCTGA
- the ssd gene encoding septum site-determining protein Ssd, which translates to MDNDTRASTVADRPGVLAWVNATAVAHCLRSVAAATNQTFDACSELPARSVWSGASLVVLDAAAARECATRLPRRRGVVLVCDGVPTLADWQAATGVGADHVLGLPAEEADLVTVFGDHGMRREADGAVVAVVGGCGGAGASTLAAALALEAARPPSRSGSRVPSVLLLDADPFGGGLDLLLGIEDTPGLRWSGLSVEGGRVSADALHAALPGRGPGLSVLACGRGPLALSGPTPPAAIAVAEAGRCAGNVVICDVSRQPSPAGDGLLDIADLIVMVIPARVRAGLSAERVLARVAERNPHQGIVVRGPAPGGLRGTDIAGALGAPLLAAMRPEPQLEAMLERGGLQLSRRSPLSSAARSVLGVLGARPRGRW; encoded by the coding sequence ATGGACAACGACACCCGAGCATCCACGGTTGCCGACCGCCCCGGTGTGCTGGCATGGGTGAACGCGACCGCCGTCGCCCACTGTCTCCGGTCGGTTGCAGCGGCGACAAATCAAACATTTGACGCGTGCAGTGAACTGCCCGCGCGGTCGGTCTGGAGTGGGGCGAGTCTTGTCGTACTGGATGCCGCAGCGGCGCGCGAATGTGCGACGCGGCTGCCACGGCGCCGCGGTGTCGTGCTCGTGTGTGACGGAGTGCCCACGCTCGCCGATTGGCAGGCGGCAACCGGCGTCGGGGCGGATCACGTCCTCGGGCTCCCTGCCGAGGAAGCCGACCTTGTCACGGTGTTCGGCGACCACGGCATGCGGCGGGAGGCGGATGGTGCGGTGGTTGCCGTGGTCGGTGGCTGCGGCGGGGCCGGCGCCTCGACGCTCGCTGCCGCGCTCGCACTCGAGGCTGCTCGCCCACCGTCCCGCTCGGGGTCCCGCGTCCCGTCGGTGCTGCTGCTCGATGCGGATCCGTTCGGTGGTGGACTGGATCTGTTGCTCGGGATCGAGGACACCCCTGGATTGCGGTGGTCGGGGTTGTCTGTCGAGGGTGGGCGGGTGTCTGCCGACGCGCTGCACGCGGCCCTGCCCGGGCGAGGGCCGGGTCTGAGCGTGCTCGCGTGCGGTCGTGGGCCGCTCGCCCTCTCCGGCCCCACCCCGCCGGCGGCCATCGCGGTGGCCGAGGCCGGGCGGTGCGCCGGCAACGTGGTGATCTGTGACGTTTCACGACAGCCCTCTCCAGCCGGTGACGGCTTGCTGGACATCGCCGATCTCATAGTGATGGTGATCCCCGCGAGGGTGCGTGCGGGCCTGTCTGCCGAGCGCGTGCTGGCCCGGGTAGCGGAGCGGAATCCGCACCAGGGCATAGTGGTTCGGGGGCCAGCGCCGGGCGGATTGCGTGGGACGGACATCGCCGGAGCACTGGGTGCGCCGTTGCTGGCGGCGATGCGTCCCGAACCGCAGCTCGAGGCGATGCTCGAACGCGGTGGATTGCAGTTGAGCCGGCGTTCGCCGCTGTCCTCGGCGGCCCGATCGGTGCTCGGGGTGCTCGGTGCCCGGCCGCGCGGCAGGTGGTGA
- a CDS encoding DEAD/DEAH box helicase, whose protein sequence is MDDDSYGRRLLDRVIAGTPSGETPLTHIAELPPRISRSTDWPVWAASAAVRAMTGSGIPRPWSHQAAAASYAHSGEHVVVATGTASGKSLAYQLPILTSLSSDSRATALYLAPTKALGADQLRAAIALTESEPELTSIHPSGFDGDTPTEIRQWARENSRWLFTNPDMLHIGILRSHQRWAHMFRNLRYVVVDECHSYRGVFGSNVALVLRRLRRIAARYGAQPTFVLASATTAEPGAAAARLIGAPCAEVTEDGSPHGPRTVALWEPPLLDAIAGENGAPVRRAAGSEAARIMADLVVEGARTLTFVRSRRSAELTALGAQRMLAEVDPDLASRVAAYRAGYLAEDRRELEAALADGTLLGVATTNALELGVDIAGLDAVVLAGFPGTVASFWQQAGRSGRRGEGSLVVLVARDDPLDTYLVHHPAALLERPVEATVTDPANPYVLGPQLLCAALELPLSDAEVADFGALEVLTELAGQGLIRRRTHGWFVAAGTDPHSALDIRGGIGTQVAIVDGESGRMLGTVDTGRAPATTHPGAVHIHQGESFVVDELDLEHGVALVHPETPDWSTSAREITEIAIIDVAEHKPYGDVGVALVQVEVTHQVIGYLRRLSSGEVLDSVELDMPAQTLSTRAVMYTATPELLEDAGIGADRVPGALHAAEHAAIGLLPLVATCDRGDIGGVSTALHPDTGLPTVFVYDGHPGGAGFADRGHAELVRWLSAARDAIDACECATGCPSCVHSPKCGNGNHPLDKDGAVRVLTAVLAAVAPDHGPGQIPNGGA, encoded by the coding sequence ATCGACGATGATTCGTACGGTCGGAGGCTCCTCGACCGAGTAATCGCCGGTACACCATCCGGCGAGACGCCACTCACCCACATAGCCGAGCTGCCACCACGAATCTCGCGATCAACCGACTGGCCGGTCTGGGCGGCCTCGGCCGCAGTGCGAGCGATGACTGGGAGCGGAATTCCGCGACCGTGGAGTCATCAGGCCGCGGCCGCCTCGTACGCACACTCCGGCGAGCACGTGGTTGTCGCGACGGGCACGGCGTCGGGCAAGTCGCTCGCGTACCAACTGCCGATCCTCACCTCATTGTCCTCGGACTCGCGCGCAACCGCCCTCTATCTCGCGCCGACCAAGGCCCTCGGGGCGGACCAACTGCGGGCTGCGATAGCGCTCACTGAATCCGAGCCGGAACTGACGTCCATTCACCCGAGCGGGTTCGACGGCGATACCCCCACCGAAATCCGGCAGTGGGCGCGGGAGAACTCTCGCTGGCTCTTCACCAACCCCGACATGCTGCACATCGGGATCCTGCGTTCGCACCAGCGATGGGCGCACATGTTCCGCAATCTGCGGTACGTCGTGGTCGACGAGTGTCATTCCTATCGCGGCGTCTTCGGCTCGAACGTGGCGCTGGTCCTGCGACGGCTGCGCAGGATCGCCGCACGGTACGGTGCGCAGCCGACGTTCGTGCTGGCCAGTGCCACCACCGCAGAGCCCGGGGCAGCGGCCGCCCGACTGATCGGTGCGCCGTGCGCGGAGGTCACCGAGGACGGCTCGCCGCACGGCCCGCGCACGGTCGCCCTGTGGGAGCCGCCGCTGTTGGACGCAATCGCCGGGGAAAACGGCGCACCGGTCCGCCGCGCGGCCGGCTCCGAAGCCGCGCGGATCATGGCCGACTTGGTGGTCGAGGGTGCGCGAACGCTGACGTTCGTACGCTCGCGCCGCAGCGCCGAACTGACCGCGTTGGGCGCCCAGCGAATGCTGGCCGAGGTGGACCCCGACCTCGCGAGCCGCGTCGCGGCCTACCGCGCCGGCTACCTCGCCGAAGACCGCCGGGAGCTCGAGGCCGCACTGGCCGACGGCACCCTCCTGGGCGTCGCGACCACCAACGCGCTGGAACTCGGCGTGGATATCGCGGGACTCGACGCCGTGGTCCTCGCTGGTTTCCCCGGCACCGTCGCATCGTTCTGGCAGCAGGCCGGGCGGTCCGGACGACGTGGTGAGGGATCGCTCGTCGTGCTCGTCGCGCGTGACGACCCGCTCGACACCTACCTGGTGCACCACCCGGCGGCGCTACTCGAACGGCCGGTCGAGGCCACCGTCACCGATCCTGCCAATCCATACGTGCTGGGCCCGCAGCTACTCTGCGCCGCATTGGAGCTGCCGCTGTCAGACGCCGAAGTGGCCGACTTCGGCGCGCTCGAAGTGCTCACCGAGCTTGCCGGGCAAGGGCTCATCCGGCGTCGCACTCACGGCTGGTTCGTCGCAGCCGGCACCGATCCGCACAGCGCACTCGACATCCGCGGTGGAATCGGCACGCAGGTCGCGATCGTCGACGGCGAATCCGGGCGCATGCTCGGCACCGTCGACACCGGTCGTGCTCCCGCCACCACGCACCCCGGCGCGGTGCACATCCATCAAGGCGAGTCGTTCGTCGTCGACGAACTCGACCTCGAACACGGCGTGGCGCTGGTCCATCCCGAGACCCCGGACTGGAGCACGTCGGCGCGCGAGATCACCGAGATCGCGATCATCGACGTCGCAGAGCACAAACCATACGGCGATGTCGGCGTCGCTCTGGTCCAGGTGGAGGTGACCCACCAGGTAATCGGATATCTCCGTCGCCTGTCGTCCGGCGAGGTACTCGACTCGGTCGAATTGGACATGCCCGCCCAGACCCTGAGCACCCGCGCCGTGATGTACACGGCGACCCCCGAACTGCTCGAGGACGCCGGGATCGGCGCCGACCGGGTACCGGGCGCCCTGCACGCCGCCGAGCACGCCGCTATCGGCCTGCTTCCCCTGGTCGCTACGTGCGACCGAGGTGACATCGGCGGCGTCTCCACTGCCCTGCACCCGGACACCGGCCTGCCGACAGTGTTCGTCTACGACGGGCACCCGGGCGGAGCCGGATTCGCCGACCGCGGCCACGCAGAACTGGTCCGGTGGCTCAGCGCCGCCCGCGACGCCATCGACGCGTGCGAGTGCGCAACCGGCTGCCCGTCCTGCGTGCACTCCCCCAAATGCGGCAATGGCAACCATCCTCTCGACAAGGACGGCGCGGTCCGGGTCCTCACTGCAGTCCTCGCAGCAGTGGCCCCGGACCACGGGCCGGGTCAGATACCGAACGGCGGCGCGTAA
- a CDS encoding DUF4244 domain-containing protein: protein MWSNKFQEIQARLMLAVTAEDGMSTAEYAIGTIAAAAFGAVLYTVVTGDSIVNALTGIIDKALNTSM, encoded by the coding sequence ATGTGGTCGAACAAGTTCCAGGAGATTCAGGCTCGGCTGATGCTGGCGGTGACTGCCGAGGACGGCATGTCGACGGCGGAGTATGCGATAGGCACGATTGCTGCTGCAGCATTCGGCGCGGTGCTCTACACGGTGGTGACGGGGGACTCCATCGTGAATGCGCTGACGGGAATCATCGACAAGGCACTCAACACGTCGATGTGA
- a CDS encoding type II secretion system F family protein, whose translation MTASLLLLSTALVMTPSCSARKRLRTALSADSARRGVASVPWRRLSLFDVALVGCVPLLLVGAIAPAVAAAIAFATLRGRQRRRRAATLRDAARRAVLAGLDVVIGELRVGAHPAVACEAAAEECGGAVADVFRGAAARARLGGSAASGFAAASGLAARELARIAHAWTVAEHHGLALADLLQAARSDLMGRMRFRQRAEAGLAGARATAAVLAGLPILGVVLGQLMGASPVQVLFGGGLGGVLLVAGTVLTSAGLAWTDRIVGSVAR comes from the coding sequence ATGACAGCATCGTTGTTGCTATTGTCGACGGCGCTGGTGATGACGCCCAGTTGCAGCGCGCGCAAACGGTTACGGACCGCGCTGTCGGCCGATTCTGCACGCAGGGGCGTGGCGTCGGTGCCGTGGCGTCGGCTGTCTCTGTTCGATGTCGCGCTGGTGGGCTGTGTGCCGCTGCTACTGGTGGGAGCGATCGCACCGGCGGTAGCTGCGGCGATCGCCTTCGCCACCCTGCGTGGCCGGCAGCGGCGCCGCCGCGCCGCCACCCTGCGCGATGCCGCACGCCGGGCGGTCCTCGCGGGCCTCGACGTGGTGATCGGGGAACTGCGGGTGGGCGCCCATCCTGCTGTCGCGTGTGAGGCGGCGGCCGAGGAGTGCGGCGGTGCAGTGGCCGATGTGTTCCGGGGTGCCGCGGCCCGGGCTCGGCTCGGCGGGTCCGCTGCGAGCGGTTTCGCGGCGGCGTCGGGTCTGGCCGCGAGGGAGCTGGCGAGAATCGCGCACGCGTGGACGGTGGCCGAACATCACGGCCTCGCGCTTGCTGATCTACTCCAGGCTGCACGCTCGGACCTGATGGGTCGCATGCGATTCCGTCAGCGTGCAGAGGCAGGTCTCGCCGGTGCCCGGGCCACCGCCGCGGTGCTGGCCGGACTGCCGATCCTGGGCGTGGTCCTGGGGCAGCTCATGGGAGCCTCTCCCGTACAGGTGCTGTTCGGTGGTGGGCTCGGTGGTGTGCTGCTGGTCGCGGGGACGGTACTGACGTCCGCTGGGCTGGCGTGGACAGACCGCATTGTCGGTTCGGTAGCACGCTGA